The following nucleotide sequence is from Solidesulfovibrio carbinolicus.
CCGGGCTGCCCGCACCTCGGGCACGGCGGTTTTGGCGAAGAGTTGCATGGCGACTTTGTACGTATGGGGCGGCGTTCTGTCCATGGCCGGCGGGCTTTTCCTTGACGTGGGGCGGCCGGGCGGACACAAAGGGCCGATGACCGCCGCCATCGACATTGCCCTTTTCCCGTATGCGTTTCCGGCCGCCGCCGCCCTCTTGGGACTGGTGCTGGGGAGTTTTTATTCGGTGTGCGTCTCCCGGGGCATCCGCGAGACCTCCATCGTGTCGCCGCCGTCGCATTGCCCAGAGTGCGGGCATCGGCTGCGGCCTTGGGAGCTTGTGCCGGTGGTGAGCTATCTGCTGCTGCGGGGGCGCTGCGCGGCCTGCCGCAAACCCATTTCGCCGCTGTATCCGCTCATTGAACTGGCCTCGGCGGCCTGGGCGACGCTTTGCGCCCTGCATTTCGGGCCGAGCTGGTTTTTCCTGGGCTACCTCGCCCTGGGCGGGCTTTTCATCATCGCTTCGGGCATCGATTTCGCGGTCTATCTGCTGCCCAATTATCTCACCTATCCGGCGGCCGTGCTCGGCCTCGCCCTGGGAGCCTTGGACCCGGCCATCGGGCCGGTCCTGGCCGGCGTCGGCGCGGCCCTGGGCTTTGGCGTTTTTTGGCTTTTGGCCGCCGCCTACCGCACGGCCAAGGGCGTGGACGGCCTGGGCGGGGGCGACGTCAAGCTCATGCTCTCTATCGGC
It contains:
- a CDS encoding prepilin peptidase, with the translated sequence MTAAIDIALFPYAFPAAAALLGLVLGSFYSVCVSRGIRETSIVSPPSHCPECGHRLRPWELVPVVSYLLLRGRCAACRKPISPLYPLIELASAAWATLCALHFGPSWFFLGYLALGGLFIIASGIDFAVYLLPNYLTYPAAVLGLALGALDPAIGPVLAGVGAALGFGVFWLLAAAYRTAKGVDGLGGGDVKLMLSIGGAVGGLGLPYAVLMGSLAALVASPYYVLGRGKDRQMPIPFGPFLCLGGMAQMLYGQEIFALLAGR